A genomic window from Hirundo rustica isolate bHirRus1 chromosome 14, bHirRus1.pri.v3, whole genome shotgun sequence includes:
- the LOC120759304 gene encoding protocadherin beta-15-like — protein sequence MLGAAEDGGWLFWRVMACGRQSRDRKRQVILFILSVCVCQSGAETLRYSLPEEMERDSFVANIAKDLGVPLSQLAARKARVVSEGNEQLFRLDQNTGVLTAKESLDREEICPQSDTCTLVFKIFFENPLQLIRGEVEVRDVNDNSPVFPEKEMVLKIIETASPGSRFPLESAQDKDVGINGLQNYSLGPNPHFSLDIGTAKDGVKYLELVLQRQLDREEQGELNLLLTATDGGSPPRSGTAQVRIVVVDVNDNIPVFDREVYEVRLAENSPLEQLAVRVAAADPDEGSNGEVRYAFTQTSERSRQLFQLNRTTGEIRVVGNLDFEEAKSHKMVVKATDGAGLSAHCKVQVEVLDVNDNAPEIALTSLTASIPEDAPPRTVVALFSVRDRDSGDNGRTECSIDGDLPFSLTPTFDNYYELRTNTALDRERRAEYNITITATDWGTKRLSSREGIFVQISDVNDNPPEFTQEVYTMSVTENNSPMLRIGRLKATDADEGKNARVNYALVRQEGKEQREVSVNAESGDVYILRPLDYEKVRSFEVTVRAADGGSPPLSAQAVLRVVVRDENDNAPVLLHPAPDSSAAGELVPRWAPSGYLVAKVVAVDADAGQNAWLSYELAKATEPALFRVGLHSGEVRTARAVTDRDAARHRLIVLVRDRGQPPRSATATLAVVLTDGFSEAHLRVSEEAPAAEPDGPLTLYLIASLVCVSALFLATAVAAAVAKVRRARRREAETLPTFPATTTESNAGSLPRSYVYDVCFAAGTVNSEFRFLRPLFPCFPAGMPPGPGEQRSSVCSQDAANLGGEGGWIAAQGSAPLSEDAGPRAADAVSPANRELELNVSSEQNPWLAHQ from the exons ATGCTGGGAGCCGCCGAGGACGGTGGATGGCTTTTTTGGAGAGTGATGGCGTGTGGGAGACAGAGCAGAGACAGGAAGAGGCAAGTGATCTTATTCATTCTGAGTGTTTGCGTGTGTCAGAGCGGGGCTGAAACCCTCCGCTACTCTCTGCCGGAGGAAATGGAGAGGGATTCCTTTGTCGCTAATATTGCAAAGGACCTGGGGGTTCCTCTGAGCCAGCTTGCGGCTCGCAAGGCCCGCGTTGTGTCCGAGGGGAACGAGCAGCTTTTCCGACTCGATCAAAACACCGGTGTCCTGACAGCAAAGGAATCGCTGGACCGAGAGGAGATCTGTCCGCAGAGCGATACCTGCACCCTCGTCTTTAAGATATTCTTTGAAAATCCATTGCAGCTTATCCGAGGGGAGGTGGAAGTTCGTGACGTAAACGACAACTCGCCCGTGTTCCCGGAGAAGGAgatggttttaaaaattatagaaaCAGCATCTCCTGGGTCCCGCTTTCCCCTGGAAAGCGCCCAGGACAAGGACGTGGGCATTAACGGTTTGCAGAACTACAGCCTCGGGCCCAATCCTCATTTCTCCCTCGATATTGGAACAGCGAAAGATGGAGTAAAATACCTGGAACTTGTCCTACAGCGCCAGCTCGATCGtgaagagcagggagagctgaatTTACTTCTCACCGCCACCGACGGGGGGTCACCACCCAGGTCGGGCACTGCTCAGGTCCGGATCGTGGTGGTGGATGTCAATGACAACATCCCCGTCTTCGATCGGGAGGTGTACGAGGTGCGCCTGGCTGAGAACAgccccctggagcagctggcgGTCAGAGTCGCTGCCGCGGATCCCGACGAAGGGTCCAACGGGGAAGTGCGTTATGCCTTTACCCAGACATCGGAGCGATCCCGGCAGCTCTTCCAGCTGAACCGCACCACCGGTGAAATAAGAGTGGTGGGCAACCTGGATTTTGAGGAAGCAAAATCCCACAAGATGGTGGTGAAAGCCACGGACGGCGCGGGGCTTTCTGCGCATTGCAAAGTGCAGGTGGAGGTCCTGGACGTGAATGACAACGCCCCGGAGATAGCGCTCACATCCCTCACGGCCTCCATTCCCGAGGACGCCCCGCCACGCACCGTGGTGGCTCTGTTCAGCGTGCGGGACCGGGACTCCGGGGACAACGGCAGGACGGAGTGTTCCATCGACGGGGACTTGCCGTTCAGTCTCACCCCCACTTTTGATAATTACTACGAACTGAGAACAAATACGGCTCtggacagggagaggagggcGGAGTATAACATCACCATCACAGCCACGGACTGGGGCACGAAGCGGCTGAGCTCTCGGGAAGGCATCTTCGTGCAGATATCGGATGTGAACGACAACCCCCCGGAGTTCACCCAGGAGGTTTACACCATGTCTGTCACGGAGAACAACAGCCCCATGCTCCGGATCGGCAGACTGAAGGCCACGGACGCCGACGAAGGAAAAAATGCCCGTGTGAACTACGCGCTGGTGCGGCAGGAGGGCAAAGAGCAGCGCGAAGTGTCAGTCAACGCTGAAAGCGGGGATGTTTATATCCTCCGCCCTCTGGACTACGAGAAGGTGCGCTCCTTCGAGGTGACAGTTCGCGCAGCCGACGGCGGCTCCCCGCCGCTCAGCGCCCAGGCCGTGCTGCGCGTGGTCGTGCGGGACGAGAACGACAACGCGCCCGTGCTGCTGCACCCGGCCCCCGACAGCAGCGCGGCCGGAGAGCTGGTGCCGCGCTGGGCCCCCTCCGGCTACCTGGTGGCCAAGGTGGTGGCGGTGGACGCGGACGCGGGGCAGAATGCGTGGCTGTCCTACGAGCTGGCCAAGGCCACGGAGCCGGCGCTGTTCCGCGTGGGGCTGCACAGCGGCGAGGTGCGCACGGCGCGGGCCGTGACAGACAGGGACGCGGCCCGGCACAGGCTGATCGTGCTGGTGCGGGACCGCGGGCAGCCGCCGCgctctgccactgccacccTCGCCGTGGTGCTGACGGACGGCTTCTCCGAAGCCCATTTACGGGTGAGCGAGGAGGCACCGGCCGCCGAGCCCGACGGGCCGCTCACTCTTTACCTCATCGCCTCCCTCGTCTGCGTGTCGGCGCTGTTCCTCGCCACCGCGGTGGCCGCCGCGGTAGCGAAGGTGCGGCGGGCCAGGCGGAGGGAGGCGGAGACTTTGCCCACCTTCCCCGCGACTACCACGGAGAGCAACGCGGGCTCCCTGCCCCGCAGCTACGTGTACGACGTCTGCTTCGCCGCCGGGACCGTCAACAGCGAGTTCCGTTTCCTCAGGCCCCTCTTCCCCTGCTTCCCCGCCGGGATGCCCCCCGGGCCGGGCGAACAGCGGAGCTCGGTGTGCTCGCAGGACGCGGCCAACCTCGGGGGCGAAGGCGGCTGGATAGCAGCACAG GGCAGTGCTCCCCTCTCTGAAGACGCAGGGCCCAGAGCTGCAGATGCAGTTTCCCCTGCAAACAGGGAGCTGGAGCTAAATGTCAGTTCTGAGCAAAACCCTTGGCTCGCCCATCAGTAA
- the LOC120759383 gene encoding protocadherin-16-like, whose protein sequence is MKLGKNEEQLPGRAVALILVLCISGMRAETARYSVPEEVERGSFVANIAKDLGLTGEELLARRARLVPEGEKQYLELNRHTGDLVVREQMDREELCGQSEPCLVRFEMLLESPLQSFRAEVRLTDINDNSPVFLNKEVVLKIPESATLGTRFLLESAHDPDVGNNSLQYYSISSNEYFHVYTQRRNDGGRYAELVLDRALDREQQAEVAFSISAVDGGTPPRSGTALIRVVVLDVNDNTPVFTQTLYKVSVMENSSQDTLVVVVSASDLDAGTNGEIVYSIFQNSEENLQTFKINPETGQIRLKKPLDYEEKKTYEIDVQATDGGGLSTHCKVEVQVKDMNDNAPEVIITSLTSTLSEAAPPNTVVALFNVRDRDSGNNGRTTCELTGEQPFRITLLAADAYALVTSETLDREQVEEYNVTVRARDEGSPALSAWKTLLVRLLDVNDNAPTFTQDIYTMLLSENEPAGRSLGRLSATDPDEGENARVRYVLVPPPTGTPAAASFVSVDAESGTVRSLRPLDYEKVRSFEVTVRAADGGSPPLSAQAVLRVVVRDENDNAPVLLHPAPDSSAAGELVPRWAPSGYLVAKVVAVDADAGQNAWLSYELAKATEPALFRVGLHSGEVRTARAVTDRDAARHRLIVLVRDRGQPPRSATATLAVVLVDDFADAFHQLGHDPASGQQPQVVEEELLTTYLIASLCCVSSLFLLSILVLTVSTLCKARVRAELPPPSPSCYADGDFVSDFVGVGSTGTLSPAYRYEMCLTSGSGRSEFPFLRPILPIRHSNAEVGLDKDEEPQRQSQAPCDREAHASSFEQRSSEHLSLEHRSLEQRSSEHLSLEHRSLEQPSSEQRSLEQPGAAGRRWQRLRRRALPRVTRCRDTPAALSAAGGIGLSEGRRPARTWPLSAANRPGHPIRHSDTGRRRRRAMAIARQVLCVCAFLSLPHAGAEPIRYSVAEEAESGSLVGKLAEDAGLTPAQLSARRARLVSDDGRQHFRLDRASGRLVVAGRLDREELCGQAASCMLPFELLLAEPLQFFRVEVALEDINDHSPLFPEERVSFDIVETSDPGSHFPLEVAHDLDIGHNGIQAYSISPENEYFSISYESHSDDDTSLELVLEKTLDREEQAEMSFSVIAEDGGSPPRSGTTQVKIVILDANDNAPVFTKERYVGKVLENMPEGSVVLTVLATDQDAGVNGDISYQLSQAVGQSDSAFVIDPKSGEIKITKPLDYEAAETHELSVRARDGGGLSAICKVLVQVVDVNDNAPELVVSSFSSPLPENTVPGTVVALFSVRDRDSGANGKISCALEDQLLFSLRPAYKNYYELVTVSALDREETAQYVLSVTATDAGSPPLTTTQTFTVDVSDVNDNAPVFNQTSYTMYVRENNVPTVFVGAVSAADADVGLNAKVTYSLAPAQAAERPRCSCISVNSENGHVFVLRPLDYEHLRQTEVTVVASDAGSPPLRANVTVRLVVLDENDNAPLVLYPGQESGAASSELVPVSAEAGYLITKVVAVDADSGQNSWLSYHLLRATEPGLFTVAVQSGEVRLRRPVTDRDSVKQKLVVLVRDNGQPPLSATAALSALLLKDFSDVRLPHSSAATEEQDGSLTTYLIISLAFVSLLFLISAAVFVARKVCRRKELQAGHVLYGADNLQSGLADAAAAGTLPRAYCYEISLTTGSGNSEFKFLKPILPSLPPQHCATGQGPEEGQDFPCVPVSTEDMAPDNPGTLSARQFNALSFD, encoded by the exons ATGAAGCTCGGGAAGAACGAGGAACAGCTCCCGGGGCGAGCGGTGGCTCTGATCCTGGTCCTCTGCATCTCGGGAATGAGAGCAGAAACCGCTCGGTACTCTGTGCCCGAGGAGGTGGAGAGAGGTTCTTTTGTGGCGAATATCGCAAAGGATTTGGGGCTAACTGGAGAGGAATTACTGGCTCGTCGGGCTCGACTCGTTcctgaaggagaaaagcagtATTTAGAGCTGAACCGGCACACCGGGGATTTGGTGGTGAGAGAGCAAATGGACCGGGAAGAGCTGTGTGGACAGAGCGAGCCCTGCTTGGTGCGTTTTGAGATGCTGCTGGAGAGCCCACTGCAGTCCTTCCGAGCTGAGGTAAGACTCACCGACATAAATGATAATTCTCCTGTGTTCTTAAATAAAGAGGTAGTTTTAAAGATCCCAGAATCTGCAACACTGGGGACTCGGTTTTTGTTGGAAAGCGCTCACGATCCAGACGTGGGGAACAATAGTCTTCAGTATTACAGTATCAGCTCGAACGAATATTTCCATGTGTACACCCAGCGGCGAAATGATGGCGGGAGGTACGCCGAGCTGGTGTTGGATCGAGCCCTGGAccgggagcagcaggcagaagTTGCTTTCAGCATCTCAGCTGTGGATGGTGGGACTCCACCTCGGTCTGGCACAGCTTTAATCCGCGTGGTAGTTCTGGATGTAAACGACAACACCCCGGTATTTACCCAGACTCTGTATAAAGTCTCTGTAATGGAAAACAGCTCCCAGGATACCTTAGTGGTGGTAGTGTCTGCTAGCGATTTAGACGCAGGAACGAATGGGGAAATAGTGTATTCCATATTTcaaaattcagaggaaaatcTCCAAACGtttaaaataaacccagagACAGGCCAGATTCGACTCAAAAAGCCTTTGGATTACGAAGAAAAAAAGACCTATGAGATAGACGTCCAAGCCACAGATGGAGGGGGGCTATCCACGCACTGCAAGGTGGAGGTGCAGGTGAAGGACATGAACGATAATGCCCCCGAGGTGATCATCACCTCTCTCACCAGCACCCTCTCCGAAGCCGCCCCGCCGAACACCGTAGTGGCCCTCTTCAACGTGCGGGACCGGGACTCGGGGAACAATGGCAGGACGACCTGCGAGCTGACAGGAGAGCAACCCTTCAGGATCACCCTGCTTGCAGCTGACGCCTACGCGCTGGTGACATCAGAGACACTGGACCGGGAGCAGGTGGAGGAATACAACGTGACAGTGCGGGCTCGTGATGAGGGCTCCCCCGCCCTCTCGGCATGGAAGACCCTGCTCGTGCGGCTCTTGGATGTGAACGACAACGCGCCCACCTTCACCCAAGATATTTACACCATGCTGCTGAGCGAAAATGAGCCCGCGGGGAGGAGCCTGGGCCGCCTCAGTGCCACGGACCCCGACGAGGGAGAAAACGCCCGCGTGAGATACGTGCTAGTGCCGCCACCGACAGGCACCCCTGCTGCCGCATCATTCGTGTCCGTGGACGCAGAGAGTGGAACCGTCCGTAGTTTGCGCCCGCTGGACTACGAGAAGGTGCGCTCCTTCGAGGTGACAGTTCGCGCAGCCGACGGCGGCTCCCCGCCGCTCAGCGCCCAGGCCGTGCTGCGCGTGGTCGTGCGGGACGAGAACGACAACGCGCCCGTGCTGCTGCACCCGGCCCCCGACAGCAGCGCGGCCGGAGAGCTGGTGCCGCGCTGGGCACCCTCCGGCTACCTGGTGGCCAAGGTGGTGGCGGTGGACGCGGACGCGGGGCAGAACGCGTGGCTGTCCTACGAGCTGGCCAAGGCCACGGAGCCGGCGCTGTTCCGCGTGGGGCTGCACAGCGGCGAGGTGCGCACGGCGCGGGCCGTGACAGACAGGGACGCGGCCCGGCACAGGCTGATCGTGCTGGTGCGGGACCGCGGGCAGCCGCCGCgctctgccactgccacccTCGCCGTGGTGCTGGTGGACGATTTCGCCGATGCCTTCCACCAGCTTGGTCACGATCCTGCCAGCGGACAGCAGCCGCAGGTAGTCGAGGAGGAATTGCTCACTACCTACCTCATCgcctccctgtgctgtgtctcatcccttttcctcttgtccATCCTCGTCTTGACGGTGAGCACGCTCTGCAAAGCTCGCGTCCGGGCAGaacttcctcctccttctcccagctgctACGCGGACGGAGACTTCGTGAGTGACTTTGTGGGCGTGGGCAGCACGGGCACTCTGTCGCCAGCTTACCGCTACGAAATGTGTCTGACCAGCGGCTCGGGGAGGAGCGAATTTCCCTTCCTGAGGCCCATCCTGCCAATCCGTCATAGCAATGCTGAGGTGGGGCTTGACAAGGACGAGGAGCCACAACGCCAGTCGCAGGCTCCCTGCGACAGGGAAGCCCACGCG AGCAGCTTCGAGCAGCGCAGCTCAGAGCACCTCAGCTTAGAGCACCGCAGCTTAGAGCAGCGCAGCTCAGAGCACCTCAGCTTAGAGCACCGCAGCTTAGAgcagcccagctcagagcagcgcaGCTTAGAGCAGCCCGGCGCAGCCGGGCGGAGGTGGCAGCGGCTGCGGCGGCGAGCGCTGCCCCGGGTCACCCGCTGCCGGGACACCCCGGCTGCCCTAAGCGCCGCCGGCGGAATCGGACTCAGCGAGGGAAGGCGCCCGGCCCGCACTTGGCCGCTTTCCGCGGCGAATCGCCCGGGACATCCGATCCGCCACAGCGAcaccggccgccgccgccgccgcgccatGGCGATCGCAAGGCAAGTGCTTTGTGTCTGTGCTTTCCTCTCACTGCCGCACGCTGGCGCCGAGCCCATCCGCTACTCCGTAGCCGAGGAGGCGGAAAGCGGCTCCCTGGTCGGCAAGCTGGCCGAGGACGCGGGGCTGACGCCGGCGCAGCTCTCGGCTCGCCGCGCCCGCCTGGTGTCGGACGACGGCCGGCAGCATTTTCGCTTAGACCGCGCCTCCGGCCGCCTCGTCGTGGCGGGGAGGCTGGACCGGGAGGAGCTGTGCGGCCAGGCCGCCAGCTGCATGCTCCCCTTCGAGCTGCTGCTCGCCGAGCCGCTGCAGTTCTTCCGGGTCGAGGTGGCTCTGGAGGACATCAATGACCATTCACCTCTTTTCCCCGAGGAACGGGTCAGTTTTGACATCGTGGAAACGAGTGACCCGGGTTCGCATTTCCCGCTGGAAGTGGCTCATGATCTCGATATTGGCCACAATGGCATCCAGGCATACAGCATCTCTCCCGAGAATgagtatttcagtatttcctaTGAAAGTCACAGTGACGATGATACTTCTCTTGAACTGGTGTTGGAAAAAACCCTAGATagagaggagcaggcagagatgaGTTTCAGTGTTATTGCTGAAGATGGGGGCTCTCCTCCCAGGAGTGGAACCACCCAAGTTAAAATTGTCATTCTAGATGCAAACGACAATGCTCCTGTCTTCACAAAAGAGCGTTATGTTGGGAAGGTTCTGGAGAACATGCCAGAAGGTTCTGTGGTTCTGACAGTGCTGGCAACTGATCAGGATGCAGGAGTTAATGGGGACATTTCCTATCAACTGAGCCAAGCAGTGGGACAGAGTGACTCAGCATTTGTGATTGATCCCAAAAgtggagaaattaaaatcacaaaacCTCTGGACTATGAGGCAGCAGAGACTCATGAGCTCAGTGTGAGGGCCAGAGATGGAGGGGGCCTTTCAGCAATCTGCAAGGTGTTGGTGCAGGTGGTGGATGTGAATGACAATGCCCCAGAGCTGGTGGTCAGTTCCTTCAGCAGTCCCCTCCCCGAGAACACAGTGCCCGGCACAGTGGTTGCCCTGTTCTCGGTCAGGGACCGGGATTCTGGTGCCAACGGGAAGATCTCGTGTGCCCTGGAGGATCagctcctcttctccctgcgGCCAGCCTATAAGAATTACTACGAGCTGGTGACAGTGAGCGCGCTGGACCGCGAGGAGACGGCTCAGTACGTGCTGAGTGTCACAGCAACAGATGCGGGGTCGCCTCCTCTCACGACCACGCAGACCTTCACCGTGGACGTCTCGGACGTCAACGACAACGCGCCCGTCTTCAACCAGACGTCCTACACCATGTACGTGCGTGAGAACAACGTCCCCACGGTGTTTGTTGGAGCGGTCAGTGCTGCAGACGCTGACGTGGGGCTCAATGCCAAGGTGACCTATTCCCTGGCCCCAGCGCAGGCGGCAGAGCGGCCCCGGTGCTCCTGCATCTCGGTGAACTCTGAGAACGGACACGTGTTTGTGCTGCGGCCCCTGGACTACGAGCACTTGCGGCAGACCGAGGTGACGGTCGTGGCCTCTGACGCGGGCTCTCCTCCGCTCAGAGCCAACGTCACCGTGCGCCTCGTCGTGCTGGACGAGAATGACAACGCGCCGCTGGTGCTGTACCCAGGCCAGGAGAGCGGCGCGGCGTCCAGCGAGCTGGTGCCCGTGTCGGCTGAGGCGGGCTACCTCATCACCAAAGTGGTGGCCGTCGACGCCGACTCCGGCCAGAACTCCTGGCTCTCCTACCACCTGCTGAGGGCCACCGAGCCCGGGCTGTTCACCGTGGCTGTCCAAAGCGGGGAGGTGCGTCTCAGGAGGCCggtgacagacagggacagCGTCAAGCAGAAGCTCGTTGTCCTGGTCCGAGACAACGGCCAGCCCCCGCTGTCAGCCACCGCAGCTCTGAGCGCGCTCCTGCTCAAGGACTTCTCAGACGTGCGCCTCCCGCACAGCAGCGCGGCCACGGAGGAGCAGGACGGCTCCCTGACCACCTACTTAATCATCTCCCTGGCCTTTGTCtcactcctcttcctcatctccGCCGCGGTCTTTGTGGCTCGCAAGGTGTGCAGGAGAAAGGAGCTGCAGGCCGGCCATGTGCTTTATGGTGCCGACAACTTGCAGAGCGGCCTGGCCGATGCAGCCGCTGCAGGGACCCTGCCCCGCGCCTACTGCTACGAGATCAGCCTCACAACGGGCTCGGGCAACAGCGAGTTCAAATTCCTCAAGCCCAtcctccccagcctgccaccACAGCACTGTGCCACGGGCCAGGGCCCTGAGGAGGGACAGGAtttcccctgtgtccctgtcagCACAGAGGACATGGCACCAGACAATCCTGGGACTCTCTCTGCGCGACAGTTCAACGCTCTTTCCTTCGACTAG